The Streptococcus sanguinis genomic sequence AGCTGCGCAGAAAAAAATCTACGACCAACTAAAAAAACAAGACACAACAGGCCTCTTTTACCGAACAGACATAGGAAGCAAGGCGGTTAAATAAAAATCTTCTAAAATCTACGATTGACTGTGTTAAAGCCCCTTGAAGAACTTCAGCTCGAACTTTATCGCTTTTCCTTGTCATTCTGAGAATTTTTTCGAGCATTTTCATACTAGCGCTAGCTTAGGCGACGCAGTCGCTAAATACGATAAAGGTCGCCGTGGTGAAAAGACCAGAACAGTGTATGTTCTGGTCTAGGGAAAATTTGAGACTTCGGGCTCAAATTTTAGGAATGAACCCGAAGGTTTGCTTCTGACCCACTACTTAAAACCATTATCAAAAAGAAAAAGGATATTAACAATGAAACCAATTATTTCCATCATCATGGGCTCCAAATCCGACTGGGCAACCATGCAAAAAACCGCTGAAGTCTTAGACCGCTTCGGCGTAGCCTACGAAAAGAAAGTCGTTTCTGCCCACCGTACACCCGACCTCATGTTTCAGCATGCCGAAGAAGCTCGCAGTCGCGGCATTAAGGTCATCATCGCAGGTGCAGGCGGTGCCGCCCATTTGCCAGGTATGGTAGCGGCTAAAACCACTCTGCCTGTCATCGGTGTACCAGTCAAATCACGCGCGCTCAGCGGTCTGGACTCTCTTTATTCGATTGTGCAGATGCCAGGTGGTGTGCCTGTGGCAACTATGGCTATTGGGGAAGCGGGAGCGACAAACGCTGCCCTGACTGCCCTTCGGATCTTGGCCATTGAAGACCAAGACCTAGCAGCAGCGCTAGCAGATTTTGCTGAAGAACAAGGAAAAATCGCTGAGGAGTCTACGAATGAGCTCATCTAAAACAATCGGAATCATCGGTGGCGGTCAGCTGGGTCAGATGATGGCCATTTCTGCTATCTACATGGGGCACAAGGTTATCACGCTGGATCCTGCGGCGGATTGCCCGGCCTCTCGCGTGGCAGAGATTATCGTGGCGCCTTATAATGACGTGGACGCCCTTCGTCAGCTGGCTGAACGTTGCGACGTCCTGACCTATGAGTTTGAGAATGTCGATGCAGACGGTTTGGATGCTGTCATCAAGGAGGGACAACTCCCTCAAGGGACAGACCTGCTCCGCATTTCTCAAAATCGGATTTCTGAGAAGGACTTTCTCGCAAACAAGGCCCAAGTCACCGTGGCACCCTACAAAGTCGTGACTTCTAGCCAAGACTTGGCAAATATTGACCTGTCCAAAAACTATGTTCTCAAGACTGCGACAGGTGGCTATGACGGACATGGACAAAAGGTTATTCGCTCGGTAGAAGACTTGGAAGAAGCCTACGTTTTAGCGAATTCAGCAGCCTGCGTTTTGGAAGAATTTGTCAATTTTGATCTTGAAATTTCTGTCATTGTATCCGGAAATGGCAAGGATGTGACAGTTTTCCCAGTTCAGGAAAACATCCACCGCAACAATATCCTGTCTAAGACCATTGTGCCAGCTCGCATTTCAGCAAATCTGGCTGACAAGGCCAAAGCTATGGCGGTGCGAATCGCAGAACAGCTCAACCTGTCTGGAACGCTTTGCGTGGAAATGTTTGCGACTGCTGATGACATCATTGTCAATGAGATTGCTCCACGACCGCACAACTCTGGGCACTACTCTATCGAAGCCTGCGACTTCTCGCAGTTTGACACCCATATTCTCGGTGTTCTCGGAGCACCATTGCCAGCTATCCACCTGCATGCGCCAGCCGTCATGCTCAACGTGCTCGGCCAGCATGTTGAGGCCGCTGAAAAATATGTCACAGAAAATCCAAGCGCCCACCTCCACCTGTATGGTAAAATAGAAGCGAAACACAACCGCAAAATGGGACATGTGACTTTGTTTAGTAGTGAACCAGACGAGGTTGAAGAGTTTGGGAAAGGGATTGATTTTTAAGAAAATTCTGCGGAGAAAATGTTATAGATGAAACCAATTATCCCGAAAAGTCCAGAAGTTCCGAAAGAGTTCTCTGATAAAGAAATTTCCTTTTTGACTAAGAGTGTTTTTGGGGAAATAATCGAACCTCAGCCGTGTGACGTTTTATTTGTTTTCAGTGGGACTCACCCAGGCCACTGGGAAAAAGCTATTGAGGCTTATCAAAAAGGCTATGTAAGACGAATCATTGTGACTGGCGGCCGAAGTTTGACGGGAACGCCTCATCCGGATTGGAATGGATATACAGAGGCAGAGGTTATTATTCAGCATCTGCTGGCTGCGGGCATTCCTGAAGAAGCGATTAAATCTGAAAACTCATCTAGC encodes the following:
- the purK gene encoding 5-(carboxyamino)imidazole ribonucleotide synthase: MSSSKTIGIIGGGQLGQMMAISAIYMGHKVITLDPAADCPASRVAEIIVAPYNDVDALRQLAERCDVLTYEFENVDADGLDAVIKEGQLPQGTDLLRISQNRISEKDFLANKAQVTVAPYKVVTSSQDLANIDLSKNYVLKTATGGYDGHGQKVIRSVEDLEEAYVLANSAACVLEEFVNFDLEISVIVSGNGKDVTVFPVQENIHRNNILSKTIVPARISANLADKAKAMAVRIAEQLNLSGTLCVEMFATADDIIVNEIAPRPHNSGHYSIEACDFSQFDTHILGVLGAPLPAIHLHAPAVMLNVLGQHVEAAEKYVTENPSAHLHLYGKIEAKHNRKMGHVTLFSSEPDEVEEFGKGIDF
- a CDS encoding YdcF family protein, whose translation is MKPIIPKSPEVPKEFSDKEISFLTKSVFGEIIEPQPCDVLFVFSGTHPGHWEKAIEAYQKGYVRRIIVTGGRSLTGTPHPDWNGYTEAEVIIQHLLAAGIPEEAIKSENSSSNTLENVLFAKEIFDFNTVETVMFICKSHATGRQWRTLAQHLPKHLRYIPYTFNAFYKDVEIGRDSWMNTEIGKSRVWGEYLRLLHYGEKGDILKLDVEL
- the purE gene encoding 5-(carboxyamino)imidazole ribonucleotide mutase, giving the protein MKPIISIIMGSKSDWATMQKTAEVLDRFGVAYEKKVVSAHRTPDLMFQHAEEARSRGIKVIIAGAGGAAHLPGMVAAKTTLPVIGVPVKSRALSGLDSLYSIVQMPGGVPVATMAIGEAGATNAALTALRILAIEDQDLAAALADFAEEQGKIAEESTNELI